One region of Rana temporaria chromosome 9, aRanTem1.1, whole genome shotgun sequence genomic DNA includes:
- the LOC120914600 gene encoding collagen alpha-2(I) chain-like translates to MYWRSWNPRRLDRDPVSIGGPRNPERPCRDRTGGPRNLGRPSKNPVGTGIHMNFGSLSWDPVSTGGPRNPRRPSRDPEGTGVLRYPGSPSCNPVSTGGPKNTGIPAKDLLGTGGPRNPGRPGRDPVGTGSPRNNGRPGRDLVGTGGPRNPGRPGRDPEGTGVLRYPGSPICNPVSTGGPMNTRIPPKDLLGTGGPRNPGRPSRDLVGTGGPRNTGITAKHLLGTGGPRYPGRPSRNPVGTEGPRNTGRPGRNPVGTGDPRNTRRPGRDPVGTGVPRNTGLPAKDLLGTGGPRNPGRPGRDSVGTGDPRNTGRPGRDPVGTGGHRNTGRPGRDPVSTVGPRNTGIPVNDLLATGGSRNPGRPSRDPVGAGGPRNTGRTGRDPVGTGGPRNNGRPGRDPVGTGGPRNPGRPGRDPVGTGGSRNTGRPGRDPVGTGGPRNTGRPGRDPVGTGGPRNTGRPGRDPVGTGGPRNPRRPSRDPVGTGGPRNTGRPGRDPVSTGGPRNTCQ, encoded by the coding sequence ATGTACTGGAGGTCCTGGAATCCTAGAAGATTGGACAGGGATCCTGTGAGTATTGGAGGTCCTAGGAATCCTGAAAGACCCTGCAGGGATCGGACTGGAGGTCCTAGGAATCTTGGGAGACCCAGCAAGaatcctgtaggtactggaattcATATGAATTTTGGAAGTCTCAGCTGGGATCCTGTGAGTACTGGAGGTCCTAGAAATCCTAGAAGACCCAGTAGGGATCCTGAGGGTACTGGAGTGCTTAGGTATCCTGGAAGTCCCAGCTGCAATCCTGTGAGTACTGGAGGTCCTAAGAACACTGGAATACCTGCCAAGGATCTTCTGGGTACTGGAGGACCTAGAAATCCTGGAAGACCCGGCAGGGATCCTGTGGGTACTGGAAGTCCTAGGAACAATGGAAGACCTGGCAGGGATCTGGTGGGTACTGGAGGTCCTAGAAATCCTGGGAGACCCGGCAGGGATCCTGAGGGCACTGGAGTGCTTAGGTATCCTGGAAGTCCCATCTGCAATCCTGTGAGTACTGGAGGTCCTATGAACACTAGAATACCTCCCAAGGATCTTCTGGGTACTGGAGGACCTAGAAATCCTGGAAGACCCAGCAGGGATCTTGTGGGTACTGGAGGTCCTAGGAACACTGGAATAACTGCCAAGCATCTTCTGGGTACTGGAGGACCTAGATATCCTGGAAGACCCAGCAGGAATCCTGTGGGTACTGAAGGTCCTAGGAACACTGGAAGACCTGGCAGAAATCCTGTGGGTACTGGAGATCCTAGGAACACTAGAAGACCTGGCAGGGATCCTGTGGGTACTGGAGTTCCTAGGAACACTGGATTACCTGCCAAGGATCTTCTGGGTACTGGAGGACCTAGAAATCCTGGAAGACCCGGCAGGGATTCTGTGGGTACTGGAGATCCTAGGAACACTGGAAGACCCGGCAGGGATCCTGTGGGTACTGGAGGTCATAGGAACACTGGAAGACCTGGCAGGGATCCTGTGAGTACTGTAGGTCCTAGGAACACTGGAATACCTGTCAATGATCTTCTGGCTACTGGAGGATCTAGAAATCCTGGGAGACCCAGCAGGGATCCTGTGGGTGCTGGAGGTCCTAGGAACACTGGAAGAACTGGCAGGGATCCTGTGGGTACTGGAGGTCCTAGGAACAATGGAAGACCTGGCAGGGATCCTGTGGGTACTGGAGGTCCTAGAAATCCTGGGAGACCTGGCAGGGATCCTGTGGGTACTGGAGGTTCTAGGAACACTGGAAGACCCGGCAGGGATCCTGTGGGTACTGGAGGTCCTAGGAACACTGGAAGACCTGGCAGGGATCCTGTGGGTACTGGAGGTCCTAGGAACACTGGAAGACCTGGCAGGGATCCTGTGGGTACTGGAGGTCCTAGAAATCCTCGGAGACCCAGCAGGGATCCTGTGGGTACTGGAGGTCCTAGAAACACTGGAAGACCTGGCAGGGATCCTGTGAGTACTGGAGGTCCTAGGAACACCTGTCAATGA